CTATTCTGGGGCCTGTCCCGAATGTCTCAAGGTCATCTCCCTGTTTCCAGGTAAGACATGAGTTAGGTAGGGATCCGTCAGGAGTGAGGGAGTCCACAGGGAGCAGCCGTGTACCCCAGTGGTCTCACTCCCCCAGATAGAGGCATACCTGGGGATGTAGATTTCACCCTTCCTTTCCCTTATCCGTATAACGTATATGCTCCCCTATGTAACATCCTGTTATTGGTTTCTATGgtattataaatgttttttttttttttttatgtttttttttttttttttttttgttatttacttatttatttattgattgattctCCCCCTTCTTTGTCTCCTCCCCCACCctatttcttgtttattttttataatttttattgttcttttttttttttcttttattatttattatagtttattttattttatttatttatttttgttagatttttgtattatatgtaaatattgtTTCCCTTCTATTTTATAGTGCTATAATAATGGGGGGGTTAGGGTCCAGTCTTGTTACCCAGCCGTCTATCGTGGTCTTGGGCATTGAGAGCTGTGGGGGGTGATCCTCCTATCTTGGCTAGTGGCAGTACGCTCCGGTCTCTTAGTAGGCCTACTTTGGGTGCGTGGAGAGACTATGGGGCAAGAAGTGACAGGGGGTCGGGTCGGGGCACCTGTCGGGGGAGTAATCCAATGGTCCTAACAGGAAAGCGTGAGTATGCACCCCAGGTGGCTAAGGGATTGTGCCATAATTTCAGGGATCTCGATCCACATACATTACCCCGTGGACCCCCCACCCCAAGTCCCTCCGGTCCCACCCCAAGGTCCCCTGGTATACTTGCTATATCTTGGCATAGTCCGGTGGTAGAGTTCCTCTTCCCGGGCTCGGCAGGTGAGTCATATGGGCCCGGGATGGTGTCTGTGGTGTAGTCGTAGTGGAGAGTTCGGGGGAGCGTTTCCCAGGCCTGACCATAAGATCAATGATCGGGGCAGGTGGAAGTTTGAGGTCTCGTTCAGCAGAGGGTGTGTTCATCGGGTAGCAGGGCGTCTGGTGTGTCATGCAGGGTTGTGGTGAGTGTTATCTTGGTGCAGGTAATGCTGGGGTCAGGGAAGTGTTGCGGTTACCAATCTTGCGAAGCGTTGCTGGTCTCCGGTTCCCGTGGCTGTGATCTTTTCTTTTTAGGGGGACGTGGAGAGCGGGACCTGGTGTCTTGGCGGGCGTCGGTCTCTCGTCGGAAGGCGGGGGTGTTTTGCAACAGTTGGACTCCCAGCGAGTCCGCAAAGGGCCCCATCTCTGCTGGATGCAGGAGTATGTGGGTTTGTTCGTCCTTTCTGACAATCAACTTGAAGGGATGGCCCCACATGTATTTCAGCCCTTGTTGGTGGAGGGCCATAGTGAGGGGTTTGAGGTCTCTCCGCTTCTTCAACGTTAGCGGTGAGAGGTCCTGAAAAAAGGTGAGCATGGTGTCTTTGTATTTGGGCTGTTCGTGTCTGGCCGCCTGGATTAATTTTTCCTTTGCCGTGAAATGGTGGAGGCGGGTGATGACGTCCCTCGGGATAGTTTGGTTAAGGTTGGGCGGTTTCAAGGCCCGGTGAGCCCTATCTATTTCCAGGTCGATGGGTGTGAGGTCCGGGGCCATCCTTTGAAATATGGCTTTAAGCGTGGGTAGTAGTTGCTCGTGGGAGACCGCCTCGGGTAGGCCGCGGATGCGGATATTATTTCTCCGCGACCTATTATTCAGGTCCTCCATGCCGGCCTCTAGAGCTGAAATTTTGCCATGGAAATATGCGATGTCTTGGGCATGTTCCTGTGTGGTAGACGCTAGTTTAGATATGCGGGTCTCCGCCTGGTCTGTGCTGGAAGCTAGGGTGGTCACTTCAGCTTTGAGGTCCTCAAGCTGTTTGGTGATTTCCGCGGCCACGTGGGTTTTGATGTCGGCGGTGGCCTCGCGGAGCATGCCACGGAGTACCCCGATGGTGAGTGGGGCTGTTGTGTCCGATGAGGGGACGGTATCCTCGGGTTCAGAGTCATCCTCTTCTGTTGGTTGGGAGTTAGTAGGCCTCTGTGAGGTGGTCGGCGTACGGAAGAGAGTTGCTACCGACGGGGTTTGATCCCGTTTTTTCTTCCCACCGCCCATGGTGTCGGAGGTTGGGTAGGGTGAGTGGCACCGTTCAATGTTGTTTGTAGATGGTTGTGACTAACAGGGGTGTCGATGTTAGTGGATTAGCGTGCTGTGGGGAGAGAGAGCTCGGGAATCAGGCGTCCATCTTCCTctgaggtcaggctccgcccccaccgtgaaggtttttttttaatatggttcTGTTATCATTCTGCAGTCCATGCTCTAACTTGTGAGTTAACTTGTGAGTCACACTCACTAATTATGTAAGACTGGTAATTTAGCTCAAATGTTGCAATGCtagttgtgtatttattttaagtGACAATAGGAGAATGTGACCCAAATGGGAAAAATAGTTAACATGTACATTTACACTGAAAACCAACCTCTTCaattaaaagtgaaaaaatataaacaaaactctAAAACTAGTAATTTCAAAAACAAAATGATCAAATCTGCAAAACATACATTCTTATAAACCCTTCTAATTTATTACTACCACGCTACTGATTATAAAGAAGAAAGAGTAAGAAAAAGTGGAAAAACGTGTATTAAATATCGCCACTAGGTGTCAGAGCGACAATAAGATAGTAcagtaaagagaaaaaataacAGCATATTGAAAATGTAACTGACGCCAACAGTTCTTGTGTAGTTGTTGTCAGAAAAGGAATATGGGTAGTATAATTGCATGTAGCTGTGATATTCATCATAAAATAGAACGTCCGGCTAGTCTTATCACAGCAGAAATGTTATGTTGAGTAGGTGATATGCCTTCTACAGGCATAGCCAGGATCCAGTGTGACATATTGGATAAACTAGAGTGGCTTCCTCGGGACCACATGCTAAGCTGGTTTTAGACTTTGCCCCTCTCCTCTCCGAGCAGCCAATATGGCGTCCAGCAGTCTTGTGGTATACCAGCCTGGAACCTCCGAGTGCTCTCTGACCCCTCTGGTGTTGCAGTTAAGAACTTGGGTCCAGGCTGCAAAGTATGCAGGCCTTAATTCTGAAATGCATTTAAAATAGAGTGAGTCAGAGGCAGTCTAGAGTCTCTAATACAAAGAGcataatacagattaaagaacagcgaacacaacaaaatacagtttaaattttacagggctacttaaaatcacctatcttagcaaacatatatggggattcagttatacCATATAACGATATTGTGTTAGTCCCATGACTATGCCACAGGAACCTAATATCGGCGGCTCCTACACAAATTTCaacatgggagattaacatgctaactACAATTCTTAATGCATAAACTGATTCCAGAGACTTTCCTCAAATTTATGGTTCCTCCAAAAGGAGCACCTATAATGAATGGGTGGGGTGCTCAGCTCgataggaatctggtctggattccaaatatacacagaaaaaaacatgtgTTTCTTTAGCAGTGGTGCTGCCTTAAAGATcagaatttatattttaaaaaaaatacagattaaggaatgtcatgcatgcacacaaacaaatataaataatgaaCTGAATAGGAATTCCAAAATAGGTTCTCCCTCCAAGCTGCTCTTTTGTGCCCTGCAATGGGTTAAGAAAAATTGGTTAAAAGTTTACATAAGGTCATGTGATATGTTTTGCATAACCCTAATCCTGTGAAAATGCACACCTGTGTTAATGCGCTTGAAAATAGCTATCTTAATCTAATTTTTCTTAATAAAgtaatatacttttatatttttctgcAAAAATCTCACTATTCTGTGTTGTGCTCATCTAAAGGGATATCCCCCAATTTACAGAGATAATGTCAGAAAGGGAGAAATTAGTACATTTAGATATTCATTGCCTTttacgtttttgttttgttttttgtttatttttttgttttgtttctcagGATATACCTCTTGCAGAGGTTTTATTAGTAACTGTGTTTGATATCTTTACTATATACGACCTTGTGGGTCACCTGAACTCCCAGTACGTACACCTTCAACTTTGCACGTCAACAAACCCATGTTCTGACTTATCTAAACTACAGGATATATATTCCGATGGTGTACGTTCCACGTCTCGGGAATTTACATCattgaataaaaaacaaacaaactgaaaaCCACTAGTAATTTGTATTAACCTTTTTTACGAAAagctttgttttcttttacttttatatttaatatttagcaACTGACATAACAATCCAGCTCAGACAAGACAAGGCCAGGGTATACATTGCACATAAGGAGGAGAAAGGGAAACGTTTCTCCTATTCTCTGTATACGTTCacaatgctgactgccaggtgcaaaggccAATGTTTATAGCAATGACAGAAGGCAGCTAACATGGAGACACCCGTTACAAGATAAAATTTGTGGATTTCCAAATTTTAATTTATTGATcatacctcacaaatacatatctgTTAAACATAGGGCATGAGTAAATATGATGTGAAAATCCTGCGTAGGCTCTCTGATTTCCTGGTGACCTAATTAGaggatgtgctgtgtgtatgtgtgtctctgaaaGGGACACTCAAACTGTGCTTCAAACTGTCAATCAGTGGATAGGATGCCTCAAGGCCTCACCAAACTGTTGCTAGAGACAAATCTCCAGAAACTATGGACCTTTTTAACATACTAACTGGTAGTCTGTGTTAGAACATATCTGCAAATACTTCCTAATTTCGGGGGGGACGTCAGAGGATTTCTATTCGTTTTAACATGCTGAGGAGATAAAACATCACAGAGCGCTCAAATTTATGACATGGCCTTTAGTGCCACCAAAGCGTTAATCAGCCCATGgagatatatttataaaaaaaacaaaatatagcgATTCTGAGATAATTGGACCACTGCTTGTTCTCCGTATAAAAAATCCTTTATTACGAAATCTTCTAAAATCAATAAATAGACACACAGTGGAAAATGCTCCAAAAAGCCTTTAGTGCCACAGCACGGtgtatcatattatatatatgtcatGTGGTTATGTCATTCCAGACCAGAATTACACATGTGGAGGTTCCTTAACACAATCATCAGGCTTTATATCCAGTCATCTCTATCCAAATCACTACTTGAAAAATGCTACTTGTGTGTGGGTTATCCGGACGGCGCCAAATACCTATGTGGAGCTTGTGTTCCTAAATTTTTTGTAAGTATTCGGACAATATAAGAAGCAACTACTGCACGTAAACTGTAGTTTTTGTAATGAAGAGCAGTAGAACCTTGAGGAGGTTCTCCTGTCCTCCTCAGAACTCTCCATACAAGGAGTGCATAGTCATGTATGTCGAGAAATTGATTGTCAGATGATGGGGGAGTATATTTGATTTAGACTTATTGATCAATTTATTTGTTAACAATTCTCCAAGTTTAATGCATTGACATGAcatttttttccactttaatttaaaCTGAAATTGTTTGTACAATAATGACATACATTATTGGTCCTTAATATGATGTATCTAAATGCAAACTGCAACTGCATGAGTAAATTGGAGTTTTAAGTGCTCTGGTTTGGGTTTTTTTAAGTCTCTAGTCTGTTTCAAACCTTAAAtcatagacacatagaatgtgatggcagataagaaccgtttggcccatctagtctgcccaattttctaaatcctTTCATTCTTCGCTGGCCTTATCTCAAGTCTAGGACAGCCTTATgcccatcccacgcatgcttaaactccctcactgtgttaacctctaccacttcagctgaaagcctattccatgcgtccactaccctctcagtaaagtaatacttcctgatattatttttaacttcctgaaattatttttagtttGTGTTTATTAAATGGTTCTAAAAATGGTCTAAGACACATGAGCGTTTTTCTGCCTAAATTTTGACTTGGTCGTtcagaaatatatgattttaagAAAAGACTGCCTAACTTAAAGTGGCAGTTACAAAAGTAAAAAGAACACTTTTCTAGTAGAAAAAGTGATTGTAATGCTGGTGAAAGTATATACATTCTAAATATTTGGCAAGGGCACAAAAAGAAGCAAAGGTGTTAAAAAACAGATAGATTTCATAATATTCATATATATGAGTAAtatagacagacaggcatactaatacgttcaatttaaaaaattatGGTGTGTGTAACATTTTGTATGAGCAGATTATAAATTGTGTTTTGTGTAATATAAATGTTTGCTGTATGCCATCAATAATCTCATCTCATCCCTCTAAGTATGAACAATAGTGAGAATACAAGTCCCAGCTGTGACCACGAATGGGTAAAGGTATATGATGGACCGCCAGAGAGCTCTATTCTTCTTGGAAAGATTTGCCGAGCTGAAAATACCAGTTTTTATTCTTCTTCCAATATTATGGCTATTGAATTCAGAAGTGATAGCATTGCTCGAGGAACAGGCTTCCTAGCTGAATACAGAACCCGCAGTGCAATCACCGACATACCAGGTAATACTGTAACAGCAGAGAGCATTATAATACtgagaataaatatatacacatctgTACAATATTGTGTATTCAAAATGTACTGGTTGGGGTAATCGTCATGCTACCATTGTCAGATCAGAATTGTTATGTATTGGCAATGAATTTGTAAGTTAAGTAAATTGCTAACTTTTTTAAGAAGAatgatagaatatatatttttttactacctgggggtgggggtgaaCACTATAGTAGAACACTTTAATGTTAGAAATACAGGGTTATATTCCTaatattagagtgttcctttaacctaatGGGGTTACTGAATCCTTGATTGCTTCCCTGGTGGCCCAAAGTAGTGGATGTGCTGTGTTGGTGTGTCCCTTCATCTGGCATACTAAACTTGGCAGTGCACGCTCACTCTCTGCAGTTGTACCCCCTAACTCTCTGTAGTGGTACGTCCTCACTCTCTCCAGTGgtactctctcactctctgtagTGGTGCTCACCCACTCTCTGTAGTGGTACTCCCTAACTCTCTGCAGTGGTACTCCCCCACTTTCTGCAGTGGTACTCCCCCACTTTCTGCAGTGGTACTCCCTCACTCTCTGCAGTGGTACGTCCTCACTCTCTGCAGTGGTACACCCACACTCTCTGTAGTGGTACGTCCTCACTCTCTGCAGTGGCACGCCCTAACTCTCTGCAGTGGTACGCCCACACTTTCTGCAGTGGTACGCCCACACTCTCTGCAGTGGTACGCCCACACTCTCTGTAGTGGTACACCCACACTCTCTGTGGTGGTACTCCCTCACTCTCTGCAGTGGTGCACCCTCACTCTCTGCAGTGGTGCACCCTCACTCTCTGTAGTGGTGCACCCTCACTCTCTGCAGTGGTACTCCCACACTCTCTGCAGTGGTACGCTCACACTCTCTGCAGTGGTACTCCCTCACTCTCTGCAGAGGTACGCCTTCACTCTCTGCAGCGGTACGCCTTTACTCTCTGCAGTGGTACGCCCTCACTCTCTGTAGTGGTACGCCTTCACTCTCTGTAGTGTTACACCCACACTCTCTGTAGTGGTACTCCCTCACTCTCTGTAGTGGTATGTCCTCACTCTCTGCAGTGGTACATCCTAACTCTCTGCAGCGGTACGCCCACACTCTCTGTAGTGGTACTCCCGCACTCTCTGTAGTGGTACGCCTTCACTCTCTGCAGTGGTACGTCCTCACTCTCTGTAGTGGTACGTCCTCACTCTCTGCAGTGGTAGGTCCTAACTCTCTGCAGTGGTATGCCCACACTTTCTGCAGTGGTATGCCCACACTCTCTGCAGTGGTACGCCCACACACCCTGTAGTGGTACTCCCTCACTCTCTGCAGTGGTATTCCCTCACTCTCTGCAGTGGTATTCCCTCCCTCTCTGCAGTGGTACTCCCTCACTCTCTGCAGTGGTACGCCCACACTCTCAGTAGTGGAACGCCCACACTCTCAGTAGTGTTACGCCCACACTCCCTGTAGTGGTACTCCCGCAGTCTCTGTAGTGGTACGCCTTCACTCTCTGCAGTGGTACTCCCTCACTCTCTGCAGTGGCACTCCCTCACTCTCTGCAGTGGTACTCCCTCAATCTCTGCAGTGGTAAGCCCTCACTCTCTGCAGTggtacacccacactctcagtaGTGGTACAACCTCACTCTCTGCAGTGGTACTCCCTCATTCTCTGCAGTGGTACTCCCTCATTCTCTGCAGTGGTACGCCCACACTCTCAGTAGTGGTACGCCCACACTCTCAGTAGTGTTACGCCCACACTCCCTGTAGTCGTACTCCCGCAGTCTCTGTAGTGGTACGCCTTCACTCTCTGCAGTGGTACTCCCTCACTCTCTGCAGTGGTACTCCCTCACTCTCTGCAGTGGTAAGCCCTCACTCTCTGCAGTGGTACACCCACACTCTCTGCAGTggtacacccacactctcagtaGTGGTACTCCCTCACTCTCTGCAGTGGTACGCCCACACTCTCAGTAATGGTGTACACTTTCTGCAGTTGCTTTTTGACCTTGGCATGGTCTCCTGGTTGTGCTGTGATTCAATAGAGGGCGTCAGTCAGAGGGGAACACTGATCATGGCTGAATGAGaagaacacacagacacaactcATTCACAGAAACTGATCACATTGCCCCCTTACAGGCTGGCATTCCAGTGGAATATCTCATTGACCTAATGATACCCACCTGGGCCAGGAAGAGAAGTCTTATCAGTGTATTGTTACATTGAGAATTACTTACTTCTAATATGTAGTTTGTggcattaacctcttaaggacagatGATGGAACTTTGTCCATCATGCGggccttttacttctgaagcAGTGTCTATAAGGGGTTAATCATGTTTAGCCATATATACACTGTACAGATCAGTATATATATGACTaaacatatctatctatctatctatcgtccaGAGAGCTGTGCAATCATTGCACAGACTGATCCCAGCAACAAACCGCTGGacaccatgtttttttttagacaatctttatttttattttggatagCATAGCAAGAGGTATTATAACAATAACAAGCAAAAACATGCCATGAGTACAATTCACCAATCTTATAGCAGGTGTACATCAAATATTCCAGGGTAGAGAGTTTTAGTTAATAGGAGACTGCATAAGATATTGAGTGCGCAATATATTCACAGCTGCTATACATATCTTGTTAACCCCTAGTACAGTCGAGGTGGTAGGACTTTTGTAGAACTCTCGTCGGAGATCCCTGTAAGACATATCAGGCTATCTGGAATTCTGTGCAATGTTTAGTGATACAAAGTTATACTGTTATGAAGCTGCATGCAGCTCTCAACCTATTTCCCTCTGATTCGATTTCTCATCTCACTCCAGTAGTTCCCCCCAGTAACATGTGggactatccgtgtgtctgtaGTCAAACTACGTGCCATCTTCGCAGGGATATGGGGCCACCACAAAGTTGAACGTCAGTGGGGTATCTATGACTGGTCCATGTGAGCTAGAACAGGACACTAGGTGGTAGAAAGTCAAGTCGGTGGAGGGGAGAGTGTCTACCCTATGACGGGTCTGTGAGTTCGTCACTCGGGACGGTCGAGAGCGCTTATAGGCCGTACCCAATACGGTACAATACAGTGCGGAAATCAGGGGGGGTGTCTCTACGGAGGAGTTAAGGAGTCTGACTGTCGGGGCTAAGGGGATGGGAGGAGGGAAAGAGGGAGGGTGAGGGTAGGGAGGGTCGGGTTGCCTGTCTCCCACCCCCCGCCCCGGCGGCCGATATGTGCCACAGCCATGGCGTCCAGACATGGGTACATTTTTCCTGTCTATCCTGTAGGGCCGCCGTAAGGGATTCCATGGTATATATATCCCCCACCCTGTCCATCCACTGCCGGAGTGTAGGCGCATCCCGCTGCTTCCACATCGTGGGGATCAGTGATGTGGCTGCCGTCAGCAAGTGTTTTATCAGGGATTTTTTATAGGCAGCAAGCGACATGtctgtgtggtgaaggagcatggaGAGGGGTTGGAGCGGTAGTGTAACATCCGTGATCTGTTGAATGGAATCCCTGACCGCTGTCCAAAAGGGGATAATCTCGGGGCAGTTCCACCAAATGTGCAGATAGGAGCCGTCTGAGgctccacacctccaacagtctccAGGTATCTCCGCGTCCATGCGGTGCAGAGTGTccggtgtcctgtaccagtgcgtAAGGATCTTAAAGTTCGTCTCTTGgaatttggagctgatggagcacttATGTGACAGAATGAAAATCTTTTCCCACTCCTGGTCTGTGAGTGTGGTCCCCGTGTCCCTTTCCCATCTGGAAACATATCTCGGAGGTGACAGGTGTTCGCTAGCTAGAAGATGTGCGTATAGCCTAGAGACCCCCTTATCCGGGTGTGACCTGGCTGTGCAGAGAGTTTCAAACTGTGTGAGGGCTCTGT
The DNA window shown above is from Pelobates fuscus isolate aPelFus1 chromosome 10, aPelFus1.pri, whole genome shotgun sequence and carries:
- the SPADH gene encoding CUB domain-containing protein; translation: MNNSENTSPSCDHEWVKVYDGPPESSILLGKICRAENTSFYSSSNIMAIEFRSDSIARGTGFLAEYRTRSAITDIPVQNYSCGGTLTQSSGFISSPLYQNQYLSNAACVWVIRTPPNTYVELLFLELHMNNIENTSSSCD